One Capra hircus breed San Clemente chromosome 29, ASM170441v1, whole genome shotgun sequence genomic region harbors:
- the LOC108634190 gene encoding upstream-binding factor 1-like protein 1, whose product MAMPKRQEDWSKEDIVQLLESMEKSIPSSDGHTFKTAQSVMDWEKVAFKDFSGEMCKLKWLEVSHKVRKFRTLKELVLEAKENVSNPSKEHNKTQQNTRKHKKHAYLFKKSLTAYRHISQVMRPQCIQKHPKISNQPLTRVLSEEHRKVPEQLRVKHSQDLEKEKKDFREKVALFRAQHPDLVPNPEKSGVPQRSEMKVPEQFQENVQKVKSSRENNLPIKWKFHREPKKPPMNAYHKFHQDLWSSRELKVVPPRQRMVEISRRWQRVPQDQKELYKKQAEELQTQYKVDLDLWLRTLSPEEYAAYREATCAKRKNMSMMGGPNPKIRRMGLQSPSSDNLQGRLREDPGLQATELASSDMTGEHSPASGRSEENEKEKEEGSSAPSTEDEDGDSEPEDRGSSSSSLGDSSDSD is encoded by the coding sequence ATGGCGATGCCTAAACGCCAAGAGGACTGGTCCAAGGAAGACATTGTGCAGTTACTGGAAAGTATGGAGAAAAGCATTCCATCCAGTGACGGGCACACGTTCAAAACAGCCCAGTCAGTGATGGACTGGGAAAAAGtagcttttaaagatttttctgggGAAATGTGCAAACTCAAATGGTTAGAGGTTTCCCATAAGGTGAGAAAGTTTCGCACACTGAAAGAATTAGTCTTGGAAGCTAAGGAAAATGTTagcaatccttccaaagaacacaacaaaacacaacaaaacaccAGAAAACACAAGAAACATGCTTATCTGTTCAAGAAGTCCCTGACAGCATACCGCCACATTTCCCAAGTGATGCGACCCCAGTGCATCCAAAAACACCCCAAGATAAGCAACCAGCCGCTGACCAGGGTTCTGTCTGAGGAACACAGGAAGGTGCCTGAGCAGCTGAGGGTGAAACACAGTCAGGatcttgagaaagagaaaaaggattttAGGGAGAAAGTGGCTCTGTTCAGAGCACAGCACCCTGATCTAGTCCCAAACCCGGAGAAATCTGGTGTCCCCcaaagaagtgaaatgaaagtgccaGAGCAGTTTCAGGAGAATGTTCAAAAAGTGAAGTCTTCCAGAGAAAACAATTTACCCATAAAGTGGAAATTCCACAGAGAGCCCAAGAAGCCCCCGATGAATGCCTATCACAAGTTTCACCAGGATCTCTGGTCAAGCAGGGAGCTGAAAGTGGTGCCTCCTAGGCAGCGCATGGTGGAGATCAGTAGACGCTGGCAGCGGGTCCCCCAGGACCAGAAGGAGCTTTATAAGAAGCAGGCGGAGGAACTGCAGACACAGTACAAGGTGGACCTTGATCTCTGGCTCAGGACTCTGTCTCCTGAAGAATATGCTGCCTACAGAGAGGCGACCTGTGCTAAGCGTAAGAACATGAGCATGATGGGGGGCCCGAACCCCAAGATTAGAAGGATGGGTCTGCAGTCCCCATCATCAGATAATCTGCAAGGAAGACTTAGAGAGGACCCGGGGCTTCAGGCTACAGAGTTAGCatcatcagacatgactggagaaCATTCTCCTGCCTCAGGGAGAtcagaggaaaatgagaaagaaaaggaggaaggctCCTCAGCCCCCAGCACTGAGGATGAAGATGGCGATTCTGAGCCGGAGGACCGCGGCTCCAGCTCTTCATCCCTAGGAGACTCCTCTGACTCGGATTAA